The Gloeocapsopsis sp. IPPAS B-1203 region GAAATTTGAGTGACCAAACATCCGCTGCATTTGAATTGTTGGGCTGCGCTATGGATAGCCGTTTGCGTTTTCAACCAATAGCCCTTCGTTAGCAGCTAAATTTAATTTATCGTCTGCGGATACATAAATACTGGGTGATGAGCCACTAGCAATACTAAGCTCATCTGTTGCTTATCTGGCAAATAGAATTTAGGAGCAATTCTCTGCGCAAGGGCAAAGCCGAACGGGGTTCATCGGTGAGCGATCGCCATTCATCGAATTCTCATAAGCCTTTCGTCTAAGCACCCCCAGTCCCTCCTATAATAGTTGCAAAAGACTTCATCATCTTTCGGCATTAAACTGTGACAGAACCAGGAAGCTACGAAACTAATGTCGGCGAGGATACCTCGCCGCCCGTTTCTTACAAAGATACTGTTAATCTGCCTAAAACCAACTTTGACATGCGGGCAAACGCCACAAAGCGCGAGCCAGAAATTCAACAATTTTGGGCAGAAAACCAAATTTACGATCGCCTGTCGCAGAACAACCCAGGCGAGGTTTTTGTTTTACACGATGGTCCACCTTACGCTAACGGCTCACTGCATCTCGGTCATGCACTTAATAAAATTCTCAAGGATATTATTAACCGATTTCAGTTGCTGCAAGGACGTAAAGTGCGCTACGTTCCTGGCTGGGATTGTCATGGTTTGCCGATTGAACTCAAAGTATTACAAAATATGAAGGCGGCTGAACGACAAAACCTCACGCCGCTACAGTTGCGTCGCAAAGCAAAAGACTTTGCCTTAGCTGCTGTCGAAGAACAAAGCAAAAGTTTCCAACGCTACGGCGTTTGGGGTGATTTTGACAATCCTTATTTAACTTTAAAGCCTGAATACGAAGCAGCACAAATTGGTGTATTTGGGCAAATGGTCTTAAAAGGATACATCTATCGCGGTCTGAAACCTGTCCATTGGAGTCCTAGCTCAAAAACAGCTTTGGCAGAAGCTGAATTAGAATATCCTGAAGGTCATACTTCGCGCAGTCTTTATGCTGCTTTCCCTGTCACTCATCTTTCTGAAGCTGTCTCTGCACTAGGGGAATTTTTACCACATCTGAGTGTAGCAATCTGGACAACGACACCCTGGACAATTCCAGCTAACTTAGCGGTGGCTGTCAATCCAGAACTGACATATGCGGTTGTAGAAGTTCCCACCGATGAACATGCCAAATATTTAATCGTCGCTGCTGACTTAGTAGAACGCTTGTCACAAATTCTCGCAACGGATCTTACTATCAAAGCTAAAGTCAGTGGTAAGGATTTAGAACACACGACCTACCGCCATCCACTCTACGATCGCGAAAGTCCAGTCGTGATTGGTGGTGATTATGTTACAACCGAGTCAGGTACAGGCTTAGTCCACACCGCACCAGGTCACGGACAAGATGACTATATTGTTGGTCAAAGATACGGTTTACCAATTTTGGCACCAGTTGATGCTGATGGTAACTTTACTGCAGAAGCAGGACAATTTGCAGAGTTAAATGTCCTCGGTGATGGCAATTCTGCAGTCATTGATGCTCTATCTGCAGCGGGAGCGTTACTCAAAGAAGAACCTTATGTTCATAAATACCCCTACGATTGGCGGACAAAAAAACCAACAATCTTCCGCGCCACAGAACAGTGGTTTGCCTCAGTAGCAGGATTTCGCGATCAAGCACTCCAAGCAATTGCTGGGGTGAAGTGGATTCCCGCAATCGGCGAAAATCGGATTACTGCAATGGTGTCCGAACGCTCAGATTGGTGCATTTCGCGACAACGTAGCTGGGGCGTACCGATCCCTGTGTTCTACGACGAAGAAACAGGCGTTGCACTACTCAATGAAGAAACGATCGCCCACGTGCAAGCAATTATTGCAGAAAAAGGCACAGATGCATGGTGGGAATTATCAACTGAGGAGTTATTACCAGAAAGTTACCGTAACAATGGTCGCTCTTACCGCAAAGGGACAGATACGATGGATGTCTGGTTCGATTCGGGTTCCTCATGGGCAGCAGTAGTCCAACAGCGTCCGGAATTGCGCTATCCCGCTGATATGTATTTGGAAGGCTCCGACCAACACCGAGGCTGGTTTCAGTCAAGTTTACTCACGAGTGTAGCAGTCAACGGCTATGCCCCTTACAAAACAGTCTTGACTCACGGTTTTACAATTGATGAGCAAGGTCGCAAAATGAGTAAATCGCTGGGAAATGGCATCGAACCAGAGATTGTCATTAATGGTGGTAAAAACCAAAAAGAGGAACCAGCCTATGGTGCTGATGTCTTGCGGCTGTGGGTATCATCAGTCGATTACACCTCAGATGCGCCACTGAGTAAAAATATTCTCAAGCAATTGTCGGATGCTTATCGCAAGATTCGCAATACAGCACGATTTTTGATTGGGAATTTACACGATTTTGACCCTGTTCAACATTCAGTCCCTTATGAGCAGTTGCCCGAACTCGATCGCTATATGCTGCACCGGATGACGGAAGTCTTCAAAGACGTGACTGATGCTATGACAAGTTATCAATTCTTCCGGTTTTTCCAAACGGTGCAGAATTTCTGCGTAGTAGATTTATCTAACTTCTACTTAGATATTGCTAAAGATAGATTGTACATCAGTGCGCCTAATGCATTTCGACGACGCAGTTGTCAAACTGTGTTGAGTGTCGCCCTGGAAAATTTAGCAAGAGCGATCGCACCTGTACTATGTCACATGGCAGAAGATATTTGGCAGCAACTGCCTTATCCCACACCATACAAATCAGTTTTTGCAGCTGGTTGGGTGAAATTAGAGCAACAATGGCACCAACCAGAACTGGGTAATTCTTGGCAAAAGCTACGACAAATTCGTGGAGAAGTTAATAAGGTTCTCGAACAAGCACGAGTCGAGAAAATGATTGGTTCTTCTTTAGAAGCCAAAGTGTTGCTTTATGTGCCTGATGCTGCACTCAAAGCACAATTACAAGCGTTACACCCTAGCACGACACCAACCCAACATACTGTAGTTGCGCCTGAAGGAGTAGAAACAGCTAAAATCTCTGCAACAGAAACCCCAAAAACCTGGCAACAGTATTTAGCAGAGATCTTGCAACCATTTACGCGATCGCCTGCCTATTTACGTGATGTATTAAAGGTATACCGCGAACTGTGGATAGTTGCAGTTGTTCTTGCGGTGTTTCCTTTGGTTGTTTTACCGATTGGTTTATTAAAAGCCCTGCTTGTCGGAATCAATGAAATTCCGCTACTACCGCGCGTATTTCAACTGATTGGAATTTATGCAACGCTGCGCTACTTGTTATTCGTATTTATGCGCGTGATGTTATCGCAAAAATCAAAACCGCTAGTTACTGAAACTAAATCTATCACAGATGCACCAGTACAACCCGAAAAGCAGTCACTTCAGTCTAATGGTGTTGATGAACTACGTTATTTATTCATTGCTTCCCAGGTAGAACTCGTCGATTCACCAGAAGCTGTGCAACATGCGAAGTACAACTTACAAACTGATGAACTAAGCATTGGTATTGTTCATGCAAATGGCAAAAAGTGCGTTGGCGAAGCCTACACGAAGTGTATTCGCTGCTGGAACTACTCAGTCCATGTTGGCGAATCATCAGAACATCCCCTCATCTGCGAACGATGCGTTTCTGCATTAGCTGGAGACTTTTAAAAGGGAACTGGTAACTGGTAATTGGCGAAGCCGCCGCACGCTGCTTGTGGTGTCCCAAGCAGAACGGCGGTAACTGGTAAATATCTTTTTTCTCATTACCGATTACCGATTACCCATTACCGACCTTAGCAAATGCGATATTTAATTATGTCTACCTACTTAGCATTGACCAATTGCGTTTGCTGTTGACTGCTACCAGTTGCTTGCAGTTTTTGTAAAAACTCTTGCGTTATTTGAGTAAACGCTTTAGCGCCAGCAGACTGTGGATTTGTCAACACAACAGGCATAAAACTATCAACTGCTTTAGCAACATTAACATCAGTAGGTATTTGTGTCCTGAAAATCTGTGCTGCATCGAAATCTTCATGAATTCTTTGCATGACTTGTTTATAGTATCGTCCCGTAATTAAATTACCCGACATTGTAAATACAATTCCCAATAATTTGATATTCAAATTAACCTCAGATGCATGACTTTCTTTAAGCTGAGCGATACGTCTTTCTAATAACTGAATGCCTACTATCGATAATGGCTCAGATTTTGCAGGTAGGATGTAAAAGTTACTAGCAGCAAGTGCGCTTCGAGTCATCAAATTGTAACCAGGTGCGCAATCGAGAATAATAAAATCATAGTTTTCGATAACTGGCTCTAAAATCTGTTTTACTAATCGTCGTTCAAAACGATTCCAGACAGTTTCAAAATCTAATCGATCTACCTCAAAAGCTTCTTCATGAAGCATTTCAGAAACAACAAATTCATCGTACAGCTCAATATCTCCAGGTAATAAATCTAAATTAGGAAGCTTACATACATTGTGATGAATTGCTTCTTTAACACTTATTTTTGAGCGCGTCTCTGGCTGAATAGCTTGATTAATTAAATATTTCAAAGTACGCTTTGTCTTGCGATACTTTGCAAAGTCTGTCGGGGACATCATACTCAAGGTAGCACTAATTTGAGTATCTAAATCGAAAACAAGAACTTTTTTACCATGATCTTTGGCTAGCGCAGTTGCTAAGTTGACACTTAACGTTGTTTTACCCACACCACCTTTCATATTTGCTGTTGCAATGATATAAGCCATTAGTAAAATCCTGGAATTCAGT contains the following coding sequences:
- the ileS gene encoding isoleucine--tRNA ligase, translated to MRANATKREPEIQQFWAENQIYDRLSQNNPGEVFVLHDGPPYANGSLHLGHALNKILKDIINRFQLLQGRKVRYVPGWDCHGLPIELKVLQNMKAAERQNLTPLQLRRKAKDFALAAVEEQSKSFQRYGVWGDFDNPYLTLKPEYEAAQIGVFGQMVLKGYIYRGLKPVHWSPSSKTALAEAELEYPEGHTSRSLYAAFPVTHLSEAVSALGEFLPHLSVAIWTTTPWTIPANLAVAVNPELTYAVVEVPTDEHAKYLIVAADLVERLSQILATDLTIKAKVSGKDLEHTTYRHPLYDRESPVVIGGDYVTTESGTGLVHTAPGHGQDDYIVGQRYGLPILAPVDADGNFTAEAGQFAELNVLGDGNSAVIDALSAAGALLKEEPYVHKYPYDWRTKKPTIFRATEQWFASVAGFRDQALQAIAGVKWIPAIGENRITAMVSERSDWCISRQRSWGVPIPVFYDEETGVALLNEETIAHVQAIIAEKGTDAWWELSTEELLPESYRNNGRSYRKGTDTMDVWFDSGSSWAAVVQQRPELRYPADMYLEGSDQHRGWFQSSLLTSVAVNGYAPYKTVLTHGFTIDEQGRKMSKSLGNGIEPEIVINGGKNQKEEPAYGADVLRLWVSSVDYTSDAPLSKNILKQLSDAYRKIRNTARFLIGNLHDFDPVQHSVPYEQLPELDRYMLHRMTEVFKDVTDAMTSYQFFRFFQTVQNFCVVDLSNFYLDIAKDRLYISAPNAFRRRSCQTVLSVALENLARAIAPVLCHMAEDIWQQLPYPTPYKSVFAAGWVKLEQQWHQPELGNSWQKLRQIRGEVNKVLEQARVEKMIGSSLEAKVLLYVPDAALKAQLQALHPSTTPTQHTVVAPEGVETAKISATETPKTWQQYLAEILQPFTRSPAYLRDVLKVYRELWIVAVVLAVFPLVVLPIGLLKALLVGINEIPLLPRVFQLIGIYATLRYLLFVFMRVMLSQKSKPLVTETKSITDAPVQPEKQSLQSNGVDELRYLFIASQVELVDSPEAVQHAKYNLQTDELSIGIVHANGKKCVGEAYTKCIRCWNYSVHVGESSEHPLICERCVSALAGDF
- a CDS encoding ParA family protein, encoding MAYIIATANMKGGVGKTTLSVNLATALAKDHGKKVLVFDLDTQISATLSMMSPTDFAKYRKTKRTLKYLINQAIQPETRSKISVKEAIHHNVCKLPNLDLLPGDIELYDEFVVSEMLHEEAFEVDRLDFETVWNRFERRLVKQILEPVIENYDFIILDCAPGYNLMTRSALAASNFYILPAKSEPLSIVGIQLLERRIAQLKESHASEVNLNIKLLGIVFTMSGNLITGRYYKQVMQRIHEDFDAAQIFRTQIPTDVNVAKAVDSFMPVVLTNPQSAGAKAFTQITQEFLQKLQATGSSQQQTQLVNAK